Part of the Subtercola frigoramans genome, CAGGGGAGTGGCGAGTACCAGCAGCCGGTACTTCCCGTGGGCGGGGCGATGGTCAGAGTTACGTGCTGGGGCTCCGAGCGGCCGACGGAGTTCGTCGCGACGAGATCGAATTCGAAGGTCGACGCCGTGGTCGGAGTCCCGGAGATCACCCCGGTGACAGGGTCGAGGCGCAACCCGAAGGGCAGCGTGCCGACGACCGTGAAGCCAATCGGATCGAGGCCCGACGTTGAGGGCACTGCTGATGCATACGGTATTCCTACCTGGCCGGTGCCGGGTGGCGGCGATGATGTCAGTCTCGGCGTGAGTTCGACACGGCTGATGCTGTCTGCCGAGAAGTTCGCGGTGAAGACTGAACCGTGGGAGTCAGCGACAACGGATTCCGCATCGGGGAAACCGGGAAGCGTCGCCACGGTCGCTGCCGGGCTCCCGTCGACCTCGAAGAGCGAGATGGTGTCGTCTCCGACATTGCTCGTGTACACGTTGCCCAGCGCATCGCTGGTGATTCCGAGGGGGTATGAGCCCGACAGGTCGAACTCTGTGGCGAGATTCAGGCCTGACGGGAGTCGCGTGTCGAACTTCGACACCGTCTCGTGGGCCGAACTCACGGAATAGAGAAAGCCATGATGGTCGAAGGCGAGCGCCTGCGGCCGCACCCCCGGCCCGGCCGTTGCCCACGCCGGCTCCACCACGCCGTGGCCAGCATGGTCGAAGACGATTCGCGAGACGGTGCCGTCCCCGGAGTTGGCGGCGAACAGTGACCCGTCATCCCCGAACGCCAATGCCTGGGTGCCAGCCGCAGGGTCGAGCGCATATTCGGCGAGTACGACCCCTGCCCTCGAGACCGCGACTACTCTTTGGTCGTCGGCGGCGAGCACGTAGATGGTGCCGCTGGCGTCGGCCGCGACCGCGGACGGGTGACGGCTGTCGAAGGTGAGGCCCAGAGAGGCGTCGAACGAGGTGTTGATGGCGCCGGTGGTGGC contains:
- a CDS encoding putative Ig domain-containing protein, producing the protein MASVVASLAAVGVIVGSVLVGGATAAQAAPVVTSTFASLAAGSRPAAIALGDDGSVFTADSGHDAVTKITPAGVIDPVFHGWLPLGALPTTLVYSKGALFVTSPLLDKLWMIDATTGAINTSFDASLGLTFDSRHPSAVAADASGTIYVLAADDQRVVAVSRAGVVLAEYALDPAAGTQALAFGDDGSLFAANSGDGTVSRIVFDHAGHGVVEPAWATAGPGVRPQALAFDHHGFLYSVSSAHETVSKFDTRLPSGLNLATEFDLSGSYPLGITSDALGNVYTSNVGDDTISLFEVDGSPAATVATLPGFPDAESVVADSHGSVFTANFSADSISRVELTPRLTSSPPPGTGQVGIPYASAVPSTSGLDPIGFTVVGTLPFGLRLDPVTGVISGTPTTASTFEFDLVATNSVGRSEPQHVTLTIAPPTGSTGCWYSPLPCGL